One stretch of Eggerthella lenta DSM 2243 DNA includes these proteins:
- a CDS encoding CCA tRNA nucleotidyltransferase: MPNQPDLDPTVVIPLPQRTLAAFDALENAGFETWIVGGYVRDALLGRPSSDIDIATQAHWQDVQRVFEGQGYRTHETGTAHGTLTVIVDEQALEVTTYRSDGAYADARHPNQVSFVRTIAEDLARRDFTMNALAYHPARGLFDPYGGHADLEAQIIRAVGDPDRRFSEDALRMLRACRFAAELGFAIDPNTFEGMLANKGLLPRISTQRITHELQRLLLGEHAGRALTATVDVLAAVLPELVAMKGFEQRTPYHIYDVLEHTARVLDGVPPYPLVRWAALFHDMGKPAAFFTDEDGTGHFYGHAAISVMLARGIMDRLALSSAFAAQVLTLVERHDDVIDRTPKAVKRALSRLGGNVELFAALCDLKRGDARGQAPRCIDRVSDADELERILSEILAADEAFSLKKLAIDGRDVIELGVPQGPLVGLALSDALDAVMDERIDNEACALRAFIEGWRAEHEDRGPL, encoded by the coding sequence ATGCCGAACCAGCCCGACCTCGATCCGACCGTCGTCATCCCTTTGCCGCAGCGCACGCTTGCCGCCTTCGATGCGCTCGAAAACGCCGGCTTCGAGACGTGGATAGTGGGCGGATACGTCCGCGACGCGCTGCTCGGGCGGCCTTCCTCCGATATCGACATCGCCACGCAGGCTCACTGGCAGGACGTGCAGCGCGTTTTCGAAGGGCAAGGCTATCGCACCCACGAGACCGGAACCGCGCACGGCACGCTCACCGTGATCGTCGACGAACAGGCGCTGGAAGTCACCACGTACCGCAGCGACGGCGCTTATGCCGACGCGCGTCATCCGAACCAGGTATCGTTCGTGCGCACCATCGCCGAAGATCTCGCGCGCCGTGATTTCACGATGAACGCCCTAGCCTATCACCCTGCGCGCGGCCTGTTCGACCCCTACGGCGGACACGCCGATTTGGAGGCGCAGATCATCCGAGCCGTAGGCGACCCCGATCGGCGCTTCTCCGAAGACGCCCTGCGCATGCTGCGCGCCTGCCGGTTCGCCGCGGAGCTGGGCTTCGCCATCGATCCGAACACCTTCGAAGGCATGCTGGCGAACAAGGGGCTGCTGCCCCGCATCTCCACCCAGCGCATCACCCACGAGTTGCAGCGCCTGTTGCTTGGAGAGCATGCCGGACGCGCGCTCACGGCCACGGTCGACGTGCTGGCTGCCGTACTTCCTGAGCTCGTGGCCATGAAAGGCTTCGAGCAACGCACGCCGTACCATATATACGACGTGCTCGAACACACAGCGCGCGTGCTGGACGGCGTGCCGCCTTACCCGCTTGTCCGCTGGGCAGCGCTGTTCCACGACATGGGCAAGCCCGCGGCGTTCTTCACCGACGAAGACGGGACGGGGCACTTCTACGGGCACGCCGCCATAAGCGTGATGCTGGCGCGCGGCATCATGGACCGACTCGCGCTGTCGTCGGCGTTCGCCGCACAGGTGCTGACGCTGGTCGAACGCCACGACGACGTGATCGATCGCACGCCGAAAGCCGTGAAGCGCGCGCTTTCGCGCCTGGGCGGCAACGTCGAGCTGTTCGCCGCCCTGTGCGACCTTAAACGCGGGGACGCGCGCGGCCAGGCGCCTCGCTGCATCGACCGCGTGTCCGATGCCGACGAGCTGGAGCGCATCCTGTCCGAGATCCTCGCCGCCGACGAGGCGTTCTCGCTGAAGAAGCTAGCCATCGACGGTCGCGACGTCATCGAGCTCGGCGTGCCGCAGGGTCCCCTCGTCGGCCTCGCCTTGTCGGATGCGCTCGACGCCGTCATGGACGAGCGCATCGACAACGAGGCGTGCGCTTTGCGCGCTTTCATAGAGGGATGGCGTGCCGAGCATGAAGATCGAGGCCCTCTATAA
- a CDS encoding CDGSH iron-sulfur domain-containing protein, translating to MTTPSATAQSQPEAAVDAPVDRMSITISLNGPYLVNGGVPLTQEVITPVGGHREYRTARAFPHQETYALCRCGQTSTPPFCDGSHVAAGFHGAETASRASFEERADIYPGPGVTLYDDNRCAFARFCHREDGDVWTLTELSGDERLKREAVQESTDCPAGRLVHVDSETGAMYEPELGPSIALLEDPEEGVSGPLYVRGGIPLVGADGTEYELRNRYALCRCGASRNKPFCDAMHVTVGYEDGLNG from the coding sequence ATGACCACACCCTCCGCAACCGCCCAGTCGCAGCCGGAAGCCGCCGTCGACGCCCCCGTCGATCGCATGAGCATCACGATATCCCTCAACGGACCGTATCTCGTAAACGGAGGGGTGCCCTTGACCCAGGAGGTCATCACCCCCGTCGGCGGCCATCGCGAGTACCGCACGGCGCGCGCCTTTCCCCACCAGGAAACCTACGCGCTGTGCCGCTGCGGGCAGACGAGCACACCGCCGTTCTGCGACGGCTCGCACGTTGCCGCCGGCTTCCACGGCGCGGAAACCGCGTCGCGCGCGTCGTTCGAGGAGCGCGCCGACATCTACCCTGGCCCCGGGGTGACGCTGTACGATGACAACCGTTGCGCGTTCGCCCGCTTCTGCCACCGCGAGGACGGCGACGTATGGACGCTCACCGAGCTGTCCGGCGACGAGCGCCTGAAGCGCGAGGCTGTCCAGGAGTCCACCGACTGCCCAGCCGGAAGGCTCGTGCACGTCGATTCGGAGACCGGAGCGATGTACGAGCCGGAGCTCGGCCCCTCCATCGCCCTGCTCGAAGACCCCGAGGAAGGCGTGAGCGGCCCTTTGTACGTGCGCGGCGGCATCCCGCTCGTCGGCGCGGACGGCACCGAGTACGAGCTGCGCAACCGCTATGCGCTGTGCCGCTGCGGCGCGTCGCGCAACAAGCCCTTCTGCGACGCCATGCACGTGACCGTGGGCTACGAAGACGGTTTGAACGGATAA
- a CDS encoding MBL fold metallo-hydrolase, whose product MEQEQNRAPETPPAGAPAELPFGEPLLICPGLYRVRVPLPHNPLQALNSYIVLGDETTTIIDVGFNHPACEKALDKALESLGRTWDTVEIVLTHSHPDHTGNLDRIYRDGMRVYANLHSFKEVENLMQMQANVFGPLLRKAATPQQSGLVFRKGKHRLHISAELLPLTCKPDLIYLHEGDVLRAGSFSFEVIETPGHDPWHICLYEPDRKLMIIGDHVLERITPSVSSWFPAYNALEEFLESLGKMYSYDVDLVLPAHGTPYTGLRERVMFLIAHHGERLQELYDLVAAGHDDIVSISSHAKWRYENWNEWPLDQKFFSMGETMAHLVHLVCEGKIKQTICGDEYRFELP is encoded by the coding sequence ATGGAGCAAGAACAGAACCGCGCACCCGAGACCCCGCCAGCTGGCGCCCCTGCGGAACTGCCGTTCGGCGAGCCCCTGCTGATCTGCCCCGGGCTCTACCGCGTGCGCGTGCCGCTTCCCCATAACCCCCTGCAGGCGCTGAACTCCTACATCGTCCTTGGTGACGAGACGACTACGATCATCGACGTTGGCTTCAACCACCCGGCATGCGAGAAGGCGCTTGACAAGGCGTTGGAATCCCTCGGGCGAACCTGGGACACCGTCGAGATCGTCCTGACGCATTCTCATCCCGACCATACGGGCAATCTCGATCGGATCTACCGCGACGGTATGCGCGTGTATGCGAACCTCCACTCGTTCAAAGAGGTGGAGAATCTCATGCAGATGCAAGCGAACGTGTTCGGCCCCCTGCTGCGCAAGGCGGCGACGCCGCAGCAAAGCGGACTCGTGTTCCGCAAGGGCAAGCATCGCCTGCACATATCGGCCGAGCTGCTGCCGCTGACGTGCAAGCCCGATCTCATCTACCTGCACGAGGGCGACGTGCTGCGCGCCGGAAGTTTCTCGTTCGAGGTGATCGAAACGCCAGGACACGATCCGTGGCATATCTGCCTGTACGAGCCCGACCGCAAGCTCATGATCATCGGCGACCACGTGCTGGAGCGCATAACGCCGTCGGTTTCGTCGTGGTTCCCCGCGTACAACGCCCTCGAGGAGTTCTTGGAGAGCTTGGGGAAGATGTACTCGTACGACGTCGATCTGGTGCTTCCGGCTCACGGAACGCCCTACACCGGACTGCGCGAACGCGTCATGTTCCTGATAGCGCATCATGGGGAGCGCCTCCAGGAACTGTACGACCTCGTGGCCGCCGGCCACGACGACATCGTATCGATATCGTCGCATGCCAAGTGGCGCTACGAGAATTGGAACGAATGGCCGCTCGACCAGAAGTTCTTCTCGATGGGCGAGACGATGGCCCACCTCGTGCACCTCGTGTGCGAAGGCAAGATCAAGCAAACCATCTGCGGCGACGAGTACCGTTTCGAGCTGCCGTAG
- a CDS encoding amidohydrolase — protein MRIDLIIESRNVFTGVGDVARPAAIAVAGDRIVAVGSREDVRAFALEANAGGGAPEVRDFGDALVVPGFHDSHLHFFHSAVYSSPLATMFLGESETDCVARMQAFAKDRPNGWLLAQGWREYRWNPPVLPSKRSLDEAFPTRPVALYSGDAHTLWLNSAALDELGLTRDSVPPAGGSYDRDETGELTGIVREAAAMELMPQIMGSFTDEEVADAYRGFFARLAENGVTSVCDMSLMAHPGLDFIRDDVHASLLERGELTARVHLFPTLLDDMSRFEDMRARYTGPCLQAPGFKQFFDGVSSQHTAWVTEPYANAHVEGDCGRPTVDPEIMRRYVLAAAEQGFPVRIHAIGDAAIHAALDIFEEARAKFGPLPEGRRNCLEHLENFLPGDMKRLADLQVVAAVQPPHMTLDPGGPERDLGPERVPYMWPFRTLLDDNTVLAFGTDSPVVGVNSMDVLYSAVTRQDPGTHEPTGGWLHDERIGMAEALRAYTQGSAASAGRRSELGTLEAGKLADIAVLDRNLLACDADDIQKTKVLATFMGGTCVFER, from the coding sequence ATGCGCATCGATCTGATCATCGAGAGCCGAAACGTGTTCACAGGAGTCGGCGACGTCGCCCGACCTGCGGCCATCGCCGTCGCGGGCGATCGTATCGTCGCCGTCGGATCGCGCGAGGACGTGCGCGCCTTCGCGCTCGAGGCGAACGCAGGCGGGGGCGCGCCCGAGGTGCGCGACTTCGGGGACGCGCTCGTGGTTCCGGGATTTCACGACTCGCACCTGCACTTCTTCCATTCGGCCGTGTATTCCTCGCCCTTGGCGACCATGTTTCTGGGCGAAAGCGAGACCGACTGCGTGGCGCGCATGCAAGCGTTCGCGAAAGACCGGCCGAACGGCTGGCTTCTAGCACAAGGATGGCGCGAATACCGCTGGAACCCGCCAGTGCTGCCGTCGAAGCGCTCGCTGGACGAAGCGTTCCCCACGCGTCCCGTGGCGCTGTACTCGGGAGACGCGCACACGCTGTGGCTGAACTCGGCCGCGCTCGACGAGCTGGGGCTCACGCGCGACAGCGTGCCGCCGGCAGGCGGCTCCTACGACCGCGACGAGACAGGCGAGCTGACCGGCATCGTGCGCGAGGCGGCCGCCATGGAGTTGATGCCGCAGATCATGGGGTCGTTCACCGACGAGGAGGTGGCCGACGCTTACCGCGGCTTCTTCGCGCGGCTGGCCGAGAACGGCGTGACCAGCGTATGCGACATGTCGCTCATGGCCCATCCGGGGCTCGACTTCATCCGGGACGACGTGCACGCATCCCTGCTGGAGCGCGGCGAGCTGACCGCGCGCGTGCACCTCTTCCCCACCTTGCTCGACGACATGAGCCGCTTCGAGGACATGCGTGCGCGCTACACGGGTCCGTGCCTGCAGGCACCCGGTTTCAAGCAGTTCTTCGACGGCGTGTCGAGCCAGCATACCGCCTGGGTGACCGAACCGTACGCGAACGCGCACGTCGAAGGCGATTGCGGCCGACCCACGGTGGATCCCGAGATCATGCGACGCTACGTGCTTGCCGCAGCCGAGCAGGGCTTCCCCGTGCGCATCCACGCCATCGGCGATGCGGCCATCCATGCGGCGCTCGACATCTTCGAAGAGGCGCGCGCGAAATTCGGACCGCTGCCGGAGGGGCGGCGAAACTGCCTGGAGCACCTGGAGAACTTCCTGCCCGGGGATATGAAGCGGCTGGCCGATCTGCAGGTGGTGGCCGCCGTGCAGCCTCCTCACATGACGCTGGATCCCGGCGGCCCCGAGCGCGACCTGGGGCCCGAACGCGTTCCGTACATGTGGCCCTTCCGCACGCTGCTGGACGACAACACGGTGCTGGCGTTCGGCACGGACTCGCCCGTGGTAGGTGTGAACTCGATGGACGTGCTGTACAGCGCGGTAACGCGGCAGGACCCGGGCACCCACGAGCCGACAGGCGGATGGCTGCACGACGAGCGCATCGGCATGGCTGAAGCCCTGCGCGCCTATACGCAGGGCAGCGCCGCGTCGGCAGGACGTCGCAGCGAGCTGGGCACGCTGGAAGCGGGCAAGCTGGCCGACATCGCCGTGCTCGACCGCAATCTGCTGGCCTGCGACGCCGACGACATCCAGAAGACGAAGGTGCTGGCCACCTTCATGGGCGGGACGTGCGTGTTCGAGCGGTGA